In Plasmodium gaboni strain SY75 chromosome 14, whole genome shotgun sequence, one genomic interval encodes:
- a CDS encoding derlin-1 (transcript variant 1; alternatively spliced) has product MVQLSDVLGNVPLITRIYLILSFALMVLCSLDIISPLSLYLNWNLVLREHQYWRLITCFLYFGSFGIHFFWDVYVLIYYCSSLEEVTFRNNSADFLWMIILSCCMLLGVSYIFGGVYFYSSCIINVITYIWSKNNSTTRLTILFFTIRASYLPWALTLLSLIVDYNSNDNFFGILVGHIYFFFTSIFPHMPIAKNTNIFKTPRLLKWLLKEDSS; this is encoded by the exons atggtTCAATTAAGTGATGTATTAGGTAATGTACCATTAATAACTAGAATATATCTAATCCTTTCTTTTGCTTTAATGGTATTATGTTCCCTTGATATAATATCTCCATTAAGTTTATATCTCAACTGGAATTTAGTATTAAGAGAGCATCAG tatTGGCGACTTATTACGtgttttttatattttggGTCCTTTGGTATACATTTTTTCTGGGATGTTTACGTCTT aatatattattgtagCTCGTTAGAAGAGGTAACTTTCAGAAACAATTCTGCTGACTTTTTGTGGATGATTATTTTATCCTGTTGTATGCTACTA GGGGTATCATACATCTTTGGAGgtgtatatttttatagtagctgtataataaatgttATTACCTACATATGGAGTAAAAACAATTCTACAACAAGATTAACAATTCTTTTCTTTACAATTAGAGCCTCTTATTTACCATG GGCTTTAACACTCTTATCATTAATTGTAGATTATAATTCgaatgataatttttttggAATACTTGTTGGACACATTTACTTTTTCTTTACAAGTATCTTCCCCCATATGCCCATTGCTAAAAATACGAACATTTTTAAGACCCCAAGATTATT GAAGTGGTTGTTAAAAGAGGATTCGtcataa